A window from Citrus sinensis cultivar Valencia sweet orange chromosome 3, DVS_A1.0, whole genome shotgun sequence encodes these proteins:
- the LOC102578006 gene encoding aluminum-activated malate transporter 8 — protein MGSTVIAIPDREDVAPKEKKKFRDFFLPIISFVREVDSKYDLRKLIHSIKVGVALVSVSLLYLVDPLYKQVGENAMWAIMTVVVIFEFYAGATLSKGLNRGIGTILGGGLGCLAAAFAQDVGGIGNSIVVGISVFISGAAATYMRLVPRIKKRYEYGTMIFILTFNLVVVSGLRAGEVMQLARERLTTIVMGFVICIFISLLVFPIWAGDELHDSLTSKFEHLARSIEGCLEEYFKVDTEKENRPGFSLSSCKSVLHSKAKDESLANFARWEPWHGKFRLSYPWKKYLKIGEVLRDMAANVLSVKGCLQSPRQSLQNLRASIKEPCEIVGSSLAWALRELGESIKKMNKCETAGLIMPKLKSIRHELNLIITPSALASVEKSTDALELASFVFSLMEMVDKVEELTKEVEELGGLAGFHANSK, from the exons ATGGGTTCGACTGTGATTGCTATTCCCGATAGAGAGGATGTGGCTCctaaagagaagaagaaatttcgAGACTTTTTTCTTCCTATTATTAGCTTTGTTAGAGAAGTAGACAGCAAATATGACTTGAGAAAATTGATTCATAGTATCAAAGTTGGAGTTGCTCTTGTTTCGGTTTCTCTTCTCTATCTGGTTGATCCTCTCTATAAGCAAGTTGGTGAAAATGCCATGTGGGCTATAATGACCGTCGTGGTCATCTTTGAGTTCTATGCAG GTGCTACACTTAGCAAAGGCTTAAATCGAGGAATCGGAACTATATTAGGAGGTGGATTGGGGTGCTTAGCAGCAGCTTTTGCTCAAGATGTTGGTGGGATTGGCAACAGCATTGTCGTTGGCATTTCTGTTTTCATAAGTG GTGCAGCAGCAACGTATATGCGATTGGTTCCgagaataaagaaaagataTGAGTACGGAACCATGATATTTATCCTCACTTTCAATCTGGTGGTGGTATCCGGCTTGCGAGCTGGCGAGGTCATGCAATTAGCCCGCGAACGTCTCACAACAATTGTTATGGGTTTTGTTATCTGCATTTTCATCAGTTTACTTGTTTTCCCCATATGGGCTGGTGATGAACTTCATGACTCTTTAACCTCAAAATTCGAACACCTCGCTCGCTCCATTGAAG GATGCTTGGAGGAGTACTTCAAAGTTGACACCGAGAAAGAAAACCGGCCCGGTTTTAGTTTAAGCTCTTGTAAGTCAGTACTCCATTCAAAGGCAAAGGATGAATCACTG GCAAATTTTGCAAGATGGGAACCCTGGCATGGGAAATTTAGATTGTCTTACCCTTGGaagaaatatctaaaaatcGGAGAGGTTCTTCGTGATATGGCTGCAAATGTTCTTTCCGTTAAAGGCTGTCTTCAATCTCCTAGAcag TCTTTACAAAACCTGAGAGCATCAATCAAAGAACCGTGTGAAATAGTAGGGTCATCACTTGCATGGGCACTAAGAGAGCTTGGGGAGAGcatcaagaaaatgaataaatgtgAGACAGCGGGTTTGATAATGCCAAAGCTGAAGTCAATCAGACACGAACTAAACCTAATCATTACTCCATCTGCACTAGCAAGCGTGGAGAAGAGTACTGATGCCCTCGAACTTGCAAGCTTTGTATTTTCGTTGATGGAGATGGTTGATAAAGTGGAAGAATTGACTAAGGAGGTTGAAGAACTTGGAGGCCTTGCTGGCTTTCATGCTAACAGTAAATAG
- the LOC107178829 gene encoding uncharacterized protein LOC107178829 — MKSQHLCMRQKKTLNALGMEYEKIHACPNDCILYWKDYKDLTSCPTCGLSRWKVIKNSEKLKSGVPAKVLWYFPPIPRFTRMFSIKETSKNLTWHAEQSQVDGYLHHPADTPSWKLIDYTWPAFASEPRNLRLALSADGINPHSSLSSRYSCWPVILVTYNLPPWLCVKRKFMMLTLLISGPKQPGNDIDVYLAPLIDDLRLLWDVGVDVYDAYRQQSFNLKAILLWTISDFLAYGNLAGCTVKGYKACPICGEKTRSIRLQHSKKISFMRHRRFLSRSHPYRDMVKEFNGLPEYKIAPEPLNGEEVLAKVDRLNVTWGKQKGKCPVSQSYWKKKSIFFDLEYWKYLYVRHVLDVMHIEKNVCESIVGTLLGIEGKTKDGLAARMDLKPLNMWTELEPIIENGRTKLPAASFTLSKEEKIRFCKTLSEIKTLDGYSSNIRNRVSMQDLKLYGMKSHDCHVLMQQLLPVAIKALLPDHVKKVIIRVCFFFNSLCSKVVNVAALDQLQADVVETVCLLEMYFLPAFFDVMVHLMVHLVREVKLCGPVYLRWMYPFERDMKKLKGYVRNRNRPEGCIAEAYIAEEAVEFCSEYLSGVDAVGLPSRKNATYDYSDMGYPLLRGKLETVPFH, encoded by the coding sequence ATGAAATCCCAACATCTATGTATGAGgcaaaaaaaaacattgaatGCATTGGGAATGGAATATGAGAAGATTCATGCCTGCCCAAATGACTGTATACTGTATTGGAAGGATTACAAAGATTTGACTTCTTGCCCTACTTGTGGATTGTCTAGGTGGAAGGTAATAAAGAACTCGGAAAAGCTAAAATCGGGTGTGCCTGCAAAAgttttatggtattttccaCCAATTCCTAGGTTTACAAGAATGTTCAGCATCAAGGaaacatctaaaaatttaaCGTGGCATGCAGAACAAAGTCAAGTTGATGGTTATCTACATCATCCAGCCGATACTCCATCATGGAAGCTCATAGACTACACATGGCCTGCTTTTGCATCTGAACCAAGAAACCTGAGACTTGCTCTTTCTGCGGATGGGATTAATCCACATAGTTCCTTAAGTAGCAGGTATAGTTGTTGGCCAGTTATACTAGTGACTTATAATCTTCCACCGTGGCTATGCGTCAAAAGAAAGTTTATGATGTTAACCTTGTTGATATCGGGTCCTAAGCAACCCGGCAATGATATTGATGTGTACTTAGCACCATTGATCGATGATCTGAGATTGTTATGGGATGTGGGAGTTGATGTTTATGATGCATACCGACAACAATCTTTCAACTTAAAAGCTATTCTTTTATGGACAATTAGTGATTTTCTGGCTTATGGAAACTTAGCTGGTTGTACTGTAAAGGGCTATAAAGCTTGTCCGATATGTGGAGAAAAAACACGTTCTATTCGATTACAGCATAGTAAAAAGATTTCTTTCATGAGGCATAGAAGATTTTTATCACGATCACACCCGTATCGTGATATggtaaaagaatttaatgGTCTTCCCGAATATAAAATAGCACCCGAACCATTAAATGGAGAGGAAGTTCTAGCAAAAGTGGATAGGTTGAATGTTACATGGGGAAAGCAAAAGGGAAAATGTCCAGTTTCACAAAGTTATTGGAAGAAAAAGTCTATATTCTTTGACCTTGAATACTGGAAGTATCTTTATGTTCGACATGTGCTTGATGTTATGCATATTGAGAAGAATGTATGTGAGAGTATTGTCGGTACATTGCTTGGGAtagaaggaaaaacaaaagatggaCTTGCAGCTCGTATGGATCTTAAACCATTGAATATGTGGACTGAATTGGAGCCTATAATTGAAAATGGGAGAACTAAGTTACCTGCAGCATCTTTTACATTAagtaaagaagagaaaatcagattttgtaaaacattaTCTGAGATAAAGACCCTTGATGGttactcttcaaatataaGAAATCGTGTGTCAATGCAAGATCTAAAGTTGTATGGTATGAAGTCTCATGATTGTCATGTTCTGATGCAACAGTTATTGCCCGTGGCTATAAAGGCATTGCTACCAGATCACgttaaaaaagttataataagagtgtgtttttttttcaattcattgTGCAGTAAGGTTGTAAATGTGGCTGCACTTGATCAACTACAAGCTGATGTAGTCGAAACGGTATGCTTGCTTGAGATGTATTTTCTTCCAGCCTTTTTTGATGTCATGGTTCATTTGATGGTACATCTTGTTCGAGAAGTTAAACTTTGTGGGCCGGTTTATTTACGATGGATGTACCCATTCGAAAGAGACATGAAAAAGTTAAAGGGGTATGTCAGGAACCGTAATAGACCAGAGGGTTGTATAGCTGAAGCATACATTGCTGAAGAAGCTGTTGAGTTTTGCTCAGAGTATTTATCTGGTGTAGATGCAGTTGGACTTCCATCTAGAAAAAATGCTACATATGACTATTCAGATATGGGCTATCCTCTTTTAAGAGGTAAACTTGAGACTGTGCCTTTTCACTAA
- the LOC102619894 gene encoding protein trichome birefringence-like 10 isoform X1 — MKEFFFYPFNYQKYFFEKMRKNTSPVAQESDTMTHLDFWKKFKRLNPLEPSLGILGFILVAAIFIGCFFYLDYRTVTRRLHYHDPSWLGLAVPFSSSPSSSSSAAAAAAEEPLGLGVNERPGFLDEGAGLCDVFDGNWVWDDNYPLYRSSDCLFLDEGFRCLENGRPDNFYTKWRWQPKACNLPRFDARNMLQKLRNRRLVFVGDSIGRNQWESLLCMLASAVTNKSSIYEVNGEPITKHKGSLVFLFKDYNCTVEYYRSPFLVVQSRPPAKAPKEVRLTLKVDQLDWSSRNWRDADVLIFNTGHWWNFEKTIREGCYFEERGELKKKMSVETAFEKAIETLIHWIGSQVNMDKTQVLFRTYAPVHFRCYRNGNWNSGGSCHLEKLPDLGPLPAPPGIHFKIVANALLKHRNESQAMNLGLLNVTDMTSRRKDGHSSVYFLGPKRGPAPLHRQDCSHWCLPGVPDSWNELLYALFLKQETSHAQNSAEHPQAPL, encoded by the exons ATGAAGGAGTTTTTTTTCTACCCtttcaattatcaaaaatatttttttgaaaaaatgagaaagaacACAAGTCCAGTAGCACAGGAATCAGACACAATGACCCACTTGGATTTCTGGAAGAAATTCAAGCGCTTGAACCCTCTTGAGCCTTCTTTGGGGATTCTTGGTTTCATCTTGGTGGCTGCTATATTCATTGGCTGTTTCTTTTACCTGGATTACCGGACTGTTACTCGACGCTTGCATTATCATGATCCTTCTTGGCTTGGACTAGCTGtcccattttcttcttctccttcatcatcatcatcagcagcagcagcagcagcagaagAACCATTGGGTTTGGGTGTGAATGAACGGCCAGGATTTCTCGATGAAGGTGCTGGGCTCTGTGATGTGTTTGATGGTAACTGGGTTTGGGATGATAACTATCCACTGTATCGGAGCTCAGATTGTTTGTTCCTCGATGAAGGGTTTCGTTGTTTAGAGAATGGCAGGCCTGATAATTTTTACACCAAGTGGCGTTGGCAACCTAAAGCCTGTAACTTGCCCAG ATTTGATGCAAGGAATATGCTGCAAAAGCTACGAAACAGGAGGCTTGTATTTGTTGGTGACTCAATTGGAAGGAACCAATGGGAGTCCCTACTTTGCATGCTAGCCTCTGCTGTTACCAACAAGTCTTCAATTTACGAGGTGAATGGGGAACCGATCACGAAGCACAAAGGTTCTTTGGTTTTCTTGTTCAAGGACTATAATTGCACAGTTGAATACTACAGGTCTCCATTTTTAGTGGTTCAGAGCCGACCTCCAGCCAAGGCTCCAAAAGAGGTGAGGCTGACTTTGAAAGTGGATCAATTGGACTGGAGTTCTCGTAATTGGAGAGATGCAGACGTACTGATTTTTAACACAGGGCACTGGTGGAATTTTGAGAAGACTATAAGAGA GGGTTGTTATTTTGAAGAAAGGGGGGAGctaaagaagaagatgagtGTTGAAACTGCATTCGAGAAAGCAATTGAGACATTGATTCATTGGATTGGCAGTCAGGTTAATATGGACAAGACCCAAGTTCTCTTTCGGACCTATGCTCCTGTGCACTTCAG ATGTTACAGAAATGGGAATTGGAATTCTGGTGGTTCCTGTCACCTGGAAAAGCTCCCTGACTTGGGCCCATTACCTGCTCCACCTGGAATTCATTTCAAAATAGTAGCCAATGCATTATTGAAGCACAGGAATGAGTCACAAGCTATGAACTTGGGTTTGTTGAATGTCACAGACATGACATCCCGTAGGAAAGATGGCCATTCTTCTGTTTACTTTTTAGGCCCCAAGAGAGGTCCAGCACCACTCCACCGACAAGATTGCAGCCACTGGTGCTTGCCTGGCGTTCCTGATTCGTGGAATGAGCTTCTTTATGCACTTTTTCTCAAGCAGGAGACTTCCCATGCACAAAATTCAGCCGAACATCCTCAGGCGCCGCTCTAA
- the LOC102619894 gene encoding protein trichome birefringence-like 10 isoform X2: MKEFFFYPFNYQKYFFEKMRKNTSPVAQESDTMTHLDFWKKFKRLNPLEPSLGILGFILVAAIFIGCFFYLDYRTVTRRLHYHDPSWLGLAVPFSSSPSSSSSAAAAAAEEPLGLGVNERPGFLDEGAGLCDVFDGNWVWDDNYPLYRSSDCLFLDEGFRCLENGRPDNFYTKWRWQPKACNLPRFDARNMLQKLRNRRLVFVGDSIGRNQWESLLCMLASAVTNKSSIYEVNGEPITKHKGSLVFLFKDYNCTVEYYRSPFLVVQSRPPAKAPKEVRLTLKVDQLDWSSRNWRDADVLIFNTGHWWNFEKTIREGCYFEERGELKKKMSVETAFEKAIETLIHWIGSQVNMDKTQVLFRTYAPVHFRNGNWNSGGSCHLEKLPDLGPLPAPPGIHFKIVANALLKHRNESQAMNLGLLNVTDMTSRRKDGHSSVYFLGPKRGPAPLHRQDCSHWCLPGVPDSWNELLYALFLKQETSHAQNSAEHPQAPL; the protein is encoded by the exons ATGAAGGAGTTTTTTTTCTACCCtttcaattatcaaaaatatttttttgaaaaaatgagaaagaacACAAGTCCAGTAGCACAGGAATCAGACACAATGACCCACTTGGATTTCTGGAAGAAATTCAAGCGCTTGAACCCTCTTGAGCCTTCTTTGGGGATTCTTGGTTTCATCTTGGTGGCTGCTATATTCATTGGCTGTTTCTTTTACCTGGATTACCGGACTGTTACTCGACGCTTGCATTATCATGATCCTTCTTGGCTTGGACTAGCTGtcccattttcttcttctccttcatcatcatcatcagcagcagcagcagcagcagaagAACCATTGGGTTTGGGTGTGAATGAACGGCCAGGATTTCTCGATGAAGGTGCTGGGCTCTGTGATGTGTTTGATGGTAACTGGGTTTGGGATGATAACTATCCACTGTATCGGAGCTCAGATTGTTTGTTCCTCGATGAAGGGTTTCGTTGTTTAGAGAATGGCAGGCCTGATAATTTTTACACCAAGTGGCGTTGGCAACCTAAAGCCTGTAACTTGCCCAG ATTTGATGCAAGGAATATGCTGCAAAAGCTACGAAACAGGAGGCTTGTATTTGTTGGTGACTCAATTGGAAGGAACCAATGGGAGTCCCTACTTTGCATGCTAGCCTCTGCTGTTACCAACAAGTCTTCAATTTACGAGGTGAATGGGGAACCGATCACGAAGCACAAAGGTTCTTTGGTTTTCTTGTTCAAGGACTATAATTGCACAGTTGAATACTACAGGTCTCCATTTTTAGTGGTTCAGAGCCGACCTCCAGCCAAGGCTCCAAAAGAGGTGAGGCTGACTTTGAAAGTGGATCAATTGGACTGGAGTTCTCGTAATTGGAGAGATGCAGACGTACTGATTTTTAACACAGGGCACTGGTGGAATTTTGAGAAGACTATAAGAGA GGGTTGTTATTTTGAAGAAAGGGGGGAGctaaagaagaagatgagtGTTGAAACTGCATTCGAGAAAGCAATTGAGACATTGATTCATTGGATTGGCAGTCAGGTTAATATGGACAAGACCCAAGTTCTCTTTCGGACCTATGCTCCTGTGCACTTCAG AAATGGGAATTGGAATTCTGGTGGTTCCTGTCACCTGGAAAAGCTCCCTGACTTGGGCCCATTACCTGCTCCACCTGGAATTCATTTCAAAATAGTAGCCAATGCATTATTGAAGCACAGGAATGAGTCACAAGCTATGAACTTGGGTTTGTTGAATGTCACAGACATGACATCCCGTAGGAAAGATGGCCATTCTTCTGTTTACTTTTTAGGCCCCAAGAGAGGTCCAGCACCACTCCACCGACAAGATTGCAGCCACTGGTGCTTGCCTGGCGTTCCTGATTCGTGGAATGAGCTTCTTTATGCACTTTTTCTCAAGCAGGAGACTTCCCATGCACAAAATTCAGCCGAACATCCTCAGGCGCCGCTCTAA
- the LOC102619894 gene encoding protein trichome birefringence-like 10 isoform X3 → MKEFFFYPFNYQKYFFEKMRKNTSPVAQESDTMTHLDFWKKFKRLNPLEPSLGILGFILVAAIFIGCFFYLDYRTVTRRLHYHDPSWLGLAVPFSSSPSSSSSAAAAAAEEPLGLGVNERPGFLDEGAGLCDVFDGNWVWDDNYPLYRSSDCLFLDEGFRCLENGRPDNFYTKWRWQPKACNLPRFDARNMLQKLRNRRLVFVGDSIGRNQWESLLCMLASAVTNKSSIYEVNGEPITKHKGSLVFLFKDYNCTVEYYRSPFLVVQSRPPAKAPKEVRLTLKVDQLDWSSRNWRDADVLIFNTGHWWNFEKTIREGCYFEERGELKKKMSVETAFEKAIETLIHWIGSQVNMDKTQVLFRTYAPVHFS, encoded by the exons ATGAAGGAGTTTTTTTTCTACCCtttcaattatcaaaaatatttttttgaaaaaatgagaaagaacACAAGTCCAGTAGCACAGGAATCAGACACAATGACCCACTTGGATTTCTGGAAGAAATTCAAGCGCTTGAACCCTCTTGAGCCTTCTTTGGGGATTCTTGGTTTCATCTTGGTGGCTGCTATATTCATTGGCTGTTTCTTTTACCTGGATTACCGGACTGTTACTCGACGCTTGCATTATCATGATCCTTCTTGGCTTGGACTAGCTGtcccattttcttcttctccttcatcatcatcatcagcagcagcagcagcagcagaagAACCATTGGGTTTGGGTGTGAATGAACGGCCAGGATTTCTCGATGAAGGTGCTGGGCTCTGTGATGTGTTTGATGGTAACTGGGTTTGGGATGATAACTATCCACTGTATCGGAGCTCAGATTGTTTGTTCCTCGATGAAGGGTTTCGTTGTTTAGAGAATGGCAGGCCTGATAATTTTTACACCAAGTGGCGTTGGCAACCTAAAGCCTGTAACTTGCCCAG ATTTGATGCAAGGAATATGCTGCAAAAGCTACGAAACAGGAGGCTTGTATTTGTTGGTGACTCAATTGGAAGGAACCAATGGGAGTCCCTACTTTGCATGCTAGCCTCTGCTGTTACCAACAAGTCTTCAATTTACGAGGTGAATGGGGAACCGATCACGAAGCACAAAGGTTCTTTGGTTTTCTTGTTCAAGGACTATAATTGCACAGTTGAATACTACAGGTCTCCATTTTTAGTGGTTCAGAGCCGACCTCCAGCCAAGGCTCCAAAAGAGGTGAGGCTGACTTTGAAAGTGGATCAATTGGACTGGAGTTCTCGTAATTGGAGAGATGCAGACGTACTGATTTTTAACACAGGGCACTGGTGGAATTTTGAGAAGACTATAAGAGA GGGTTGTTATTTTGAAGAAAGGGGGGAGctaaagaagaagatgagtGTTGAAACTGCATTCGAGAAAGCAATTGAGACATTGATTCATTGGATTGGCAGTCAGGTTAATATGGACAAGACCCAAGTTCTCTTTCGGACCTATGCTCCTGTGCACTTCAG ttag
- the LOC112499541 gene encoding uncharacterized protein LOC112499541, with translation MLLDLSWLGLKNLLLQVTTRLLFENIKRCNLEKRFKFVDPEFFANGSAHDSEEKAKKLGDIMESIDPTQLIIFPYNESAHWMLTVIDSYEGQCYFFDSIGHDPRQNLKELINSSLRMFSTAHGKINRKHCIWKPMKCPRQPKYVEHCGYYVMKYMWDIVANTNVSIPEKFVKIQSYTQSEIDEVRCEWARYTWQLAATYEN, from the exons ATGCTATTGGATCTATCGTGGCTTGGcctaaaaaatttgttattacaAGTAACAACGAg GCTGCTATTTGAGAATATAAAGAGATGCAATTTGGAAAAAAGGTTCAAGTTTGTTGATCCAGAATTTTTTGCAAATGGGAGTGCCCATGACAGTGAGGAAAAGGCCAAAAAGCTTGGAGATATAATGGAATCGATCGATCCAACGCAacttatcatttttccatATAATGAATC AGCACATTGGATGTTGACTGTTATTGATTCATATGAAGGccaatgttatttttttgattcAATTGGTCATGATCCGCGTCAAAACTTGAAAGAGCTTATTAATAG ttcaTTGAGAATGTTTAGCACGGCACATGGAAAAATTAATCGGAAGCATTGCATATGGAAACCAATGAAA TGTCCTCGTCAACCCAAATATGTTGAGCATTGCGGATATTATGTGATGAAATATATGTGGGATATTGTGGCTAATACTAATGTCTCTATTCCAGAAAAG TTTGTTAAGATACAAAGCTACACTCAAAGTGAGATTGACGAGGTGAGATGCGAGTGGGCTAGGTATACATGGCAACTTGCTGCtacatatgaaaattaa